In Desulfomonilaceae bacterium, the genomic window GCCGGGCCAATCATACCTCGCAAGCGCTATTACGAGCGCGGGATCGACATACGGGAGCTGAGTTAGATGCAAATCCTCTGCAAGTCTCCGCATGATCTCCTTCAAGAGTACAGGAATGTCGTCGATCCTGTCACGAAGGGGCGGCAAGCTTATCCCGAAAACGTTAATTCTATAGAAAAGCGCGGACAGGAATCGGCCTTCCTCAACCTCCTTATCAAGACTCCTGTTCGTCGCTGCAATGATCCTGGCATTCACGGAAACGCTCTTTTCAGCGCCGACACGAAGGAATGACCTTGTGTCCAGAAACGTAAGAAGCTTGGACTGCAAGGACAATGGAAGCTCTCCTATTTCGTTGAGCAGGAGGGCGCCTCCTTCCGCCAACTCCAGAAGTCCCCGTTTACGGCGATCCGCTCCTGTGAATGAGCCACGCTCATGTCCGAAAAGCTCTGATTCCGCCAATTCCTTGGATATGGCAGCGCAATTCAGCGAAAAGTAGGGTCCGAGCGCACGTTTCGAATGGTCGTGGATCCAACGCGCCAAATAGTCCTTTCCGCTCCCACTCTCCCCTTGAAGTAGAACTGTGCTGTCATTAGCAGCGGCCGAGCGAGCCTCCCGCATGGTCGCCCTCATGGCCTCCGAGGGGTAGCTTTCAAAAGCCGCTTTTGTGGTAGGCAATGATCTCGCACGGTCGGTCACATCACGAGAAATCCCAAATACACCAATAATCTCACCCTCGGCGTTATGAAGCGGTCGGAAGGCCGTAATCAGGATCATCGAGACGCCCTTTAGGGGCCTAGTTCCTTTTGTTCTGATTGTTTTGGAACAAACCGCTTATGCGTTTAAGCCGGTGTCCTGTTTTTCTAGACCGATAATTTTGGCACACTCATAATGTCATCATGCAATCGCTGCCTTTAGATTCTCGGCGCTACAAACCACGCCACTGGATAATAGCCGCTAAGTACTATGAATTAAATAAATTACAAGAAAGAGCCCGATTGCAAGAATTGCTGAGGTTAGCAGCATGTCAAGTATCAATGAGGGTTGATATATATCTTCATCTATTTGCTTTTCAAGCGCTTTATATCTGATAAAAGCAAGCACACCCATTGAGGCGCCAAGGCCCACTAGGAGTATTCCAAAAATTGATGAATATCCGTGAGAAGGAAGAGCGATTTTGTCAATATTTGACTTCCCCAAAACATATGACACTTCATTTATGAACAATGAAAACTTCTCAACAACAAAACCAAATGCCATGATCCCAATGCTCGTCCTTATCCATGCAAGAAATGTCCTCTCGTTTGCCATGTGGACACGGCGGCTACGGATCTTTGCAGATTTTTTATCTTCTGTTATCTCCGGCATATTCCTGCCTCTCAATATAAAGAATTCTTACTGATAATAGCTTTTTGCTACTATAAGACCGACGACCGCTGCGGTTAGGGCATCAGAAGAAAAGTGAGCAGTATGCCCCTTCGTTTAAACCCATTCCGGATCACTTTCCGCCGATGTAAGGTTTGAACCCATAACGCTCGAAGATCTGCAGCGCCTTGGGTGACTTCACGAAGTCAAACCATTGCTTGGCGCCTGCTGATGGGCCGCACCCTTCACCATGTGCCTTCTTACTCATTGTGTATAACTCCTGAACGGGCTGGAGAATGTACCTTGGATTGATTCCTTAGAAACACTTTCTTCAGTTTTATCATAGAATAAGCTTTAACGCTTTTTTTCCGATTATGTCATATATCGCGGAGCCTTCCAATGCCTATCTGTAACGGTTAAATCGTGTAGTGGTCCTGGAGATTGGAAGATTCTGAGGTAGCTTAACGGCCTCAATCTGTCATTATACCTGATATAATTCCCATTATATCAGGTATTAAACTAAATATATTTATATCAGATATTAATATGTTAATATAACATCTTTATAAATAATAGGAACATCTTTAGTGTTTCACTGTCACTACTAAGCGGTAAGAGAAAATCCTGATGGAGAAAGAAGGTATTGCAGATGAAACGCATCAAACAACTTATAATCGCAGCCGACGCCCTTCTGAAAACGAATGTTGATGTTGATTCCTTCAGGAGTTGGCAAAAGAGTTCTCTATTAGCTCTTGTTGCTCTGTTGGGGCCTTTGCATTACTACACCGAGAATTTTGGGAGATTCACGAAGGAAAAGAACCGAAGGGGCCTGCTGGCTGGAACGGGGATACTAACAGCGGTCGAGGAACAATTCGCTTAGAATCTGTTTGGTGAAAGACGCACAAATGTAATTGTCGCTGAACAACATTTCAACGTATATTGATAAAATTTCCGGACGCCTGGTATTTTATTTTGACAGGTGTCTATTCAGAGTTTCAATAACTTTTTTAGCCGCTGGAGAGAGGTGTCCTTTTTTGTGGGAAAATATATCAATAATTGAAACATGTGAACCATAATAGGCTTCATTGGCCTCCCAATCAGCCTCCAAGACCCCTCCCTGTATGGTCAAGCCTGCAAAAAGACCTGAGGCTCGAGAATATGATAAAATCCCGGCGGATAATGAAATGTCGGTGTCTGCGGACGCTTGTCGGCCAACAGGACCTGCTGCCACCGAAGCGTCTACCCCGATTGTAAACTTGTCTTTAAACAAATTTTTTAGATTAACGTCACTCATCACCAAAAGAACCAATTCGGTCGATTGCACGCCTATTTGCCAACCGAAACTCCCACCATAAAGAGTAACAAACGCAGGAAAGCCCCATTTCCTGTCCGATGGGTCACGACGTAAGACCACACCTTTTCCATATTGCCCACCTATTCCCATACCCGCTTTGATAACTGACGGAAATATAATTATGGCTTTGCTACGATTGAGCAAATCATGAGGAATCCCGCCATCTGGAGCCTGGAGCATCTCGGTTATGACTTTCTGCGCATCATTCAATCTATTTTCAAGCTCTAAATTTTCAGCACGGGATACCCCCTGGCTAATATTTCCCACCATAAACAATAGAAACAGGATTTGTAGGACCGTTTTTTTCTTCATCTAATCCTCCTTAGCAAGAAACGGTTTTAGTGTTTACACCGTGCCACTGCCGTTTGCGACGCCAAACACCCAGCTAAAATCCTGGCGGCTCCGATGCCGAGGCACGCAAGGCGCTATGGGAGACGAAAACCGTTAGACTATCTCACGGCAAACTCTTGGTGGAGAAGTTCGCCAAGGTCACTTGCCGAAGAGCTTGTCCGCAATCAATCCCAAACCCTGGTGAAGCAGGTCCTGGATTGGCAGGCAGCCTTCAGGCGTTAGTTTGTCCACAATCTGGGGTAACATCTCGGCCAGGCCGCTCGATGCCTCTTCCGGCGAAACCCCCAGCTTTTCCGCAATCCTTTGAACTTGATCTCGTCCCAGGACCTGCTGGATTTGTTCAGGAGAAATCGGAAGGTTTTCTCCTTTGCCAATCCATGAAGACATTACCTCGCCAAGCCCCTTCTCGTTGAAAATGTTTAACAGTCCTTCGGCGCCGCCGGACTCGGAACTGTTGAGGATGCCCATAATGCTTTCCAGCATGCCACTCTGGGTATCTTGACCTGAAAAGACATTTTTCCGGAGTTCATCTGCAGCTTCCTCAAAGAACTCCATATTGAACCTCCGTAGAATTTTTTCCTAGACAATTCCGAAATCTTCTGTGAACTCAGTACCCGTCCCTGATGGCCGTGTTCGAACAATCTCTGTAGGTTACGCGTGGCGCGACGGTAGAATTCGGTCCAAATATAAGAAAAGTCCTAGCACAGACTGCCAGGGCCTGAGAAATAATTCCGGAATGGGGGTAGAAAACCAGCGCCTATCTTCCAGGTGGGCTGGTAGGTTTACTTGGCTGATTAGATGCCTTAGCGCATTCTTTTTCCTTTGCTTTTACCGCTTCTTCTTTGGTCTTGAATGGACCTGCTATGGTCGCAGGGGTTTTTTCTTGGCCTTTGATCACCTTGCAAATACCGTTTTTGTCCTTGATTACAAAGTAGCTATCCCCGGCGGCGAAGACGGCTACAGGACAAAAATTATGGCTGTGAAAAGTCCTATTAGGCGTCTGACTTTCATGGTAACCTCCGATTGAATCATATTTTATTAATCGAAACATTAACCCGGCACAGAAAAAGGCAATTTGACGGCGGACTGTTATTTTTTGTAACTAAATGGAACTGAGGTCGGCCGGAGCTACCATTTGCTTAGATGATCTTCCAGCTCCTTCTCCGCTTCCCGGCAACGACTTCTAGATCGTTGTCTGTGAGTTTGCCCCACTTCTCTCTGAACTTGCCTTGCAGTTGCTTCCAATTTCCTCAAATCTGATCCCAGTTCATAGTTCATCCTTGTTTCCTGCGGCTTGAATTCGCCGGGGCTTTCCGTGTTTCGCTGATCAGAAACATAACCATCAGCGGAAGCGCTTCTTATGAACGCCCCCTCTCGCCTCCATTGATGACCAGGAGTTGGGTTCACTAGCGTGCGCCTTCCTCCACTGCTCTATTATTGCGTGCTGCGCAGTAGCCTGGACCTGTAACATCGCAAATCGCCCGGCTAAACGGCGCTGAAGTATTAACTGCTCCTGGGCCCGCTCAGCTTCCCTCTGCTGTTGCTTCAGCACACGAGTGGCTTCTTTTAACTCTTGATTAAAGATCACCACTTCAGGAGGACCCTGGGCAACCGGGGACACCGGCAGGGCAGCATACCCAAGGGATAGGAACAGGGCGAGCGTCAAAGATCGACTAACGAATTTGTTTGCTATTGATCTCATATCCTCACTCCCTTCTCAACCGCATGCCAGAACTAAAGATTCGCGCGGTTTCCCGATCAAACCCTTGATAGGCGCTAAGCTTGGTCCGGAGTACTCAAAAAACATTTCAGATTATGATAACGGAGATAGTATAACCCTTGCCACCCACGAAGCACATTTCGTGCCAACTGTGCAAAACAGAACGATGTTTCTGAAAACCGTATGCTAATTAAATGGTTAAGTATAGTGATAGAGTTTGGTGTGAGTTACGAAGATTTGACACGAGATGCAAGACGAGACAAATCTGCCCGACAAACAGACTACAAAATTCCTGATGTATGTTTTATCAAGGGGTTGCGAAGTCCCGTGGTGTCTTAATATAGGTCAATCATCCTGGTCTGCGGTGCGATTTTCGCTCGTAATCCTAAAACGATTCATCTGACGATATTAAGAATCCCGGGCTATACCAAACGTACGAGCTGCTCATCTTCTGGCGCCTTGGCTGCACCGGCAGGGTTTCTAAAATCCGGGATTTGATTACCCCATCCGTCACGTCGTGAATCGTGCGCTCCGTACGGTCGAAAGAGACACGCGTTCCCAAAAAGGCTATTCGGGAAGCTCTTGTTAGCGGGCTGTAGAGAGGCCATTACTGCTCTTCTTTATCTATGCCGGCCTAGCCAGCCTGAACACGTCATAACTATCGGGTCTAAAGTTGTTTTACTTTTTTATTTGAAGCTAGGACATTTTATTCTGCATCTGCATCTTTTTGTCCTGCGTACTATTCGCATCGTTTCCTCAAACCATGCCGTTTCCAAAGCATTAACGCATATCCGTCATTTGCTTTGACGTTCCTTTCTATTCCATCGGGGGAGTTGAAAGACCCATCAGCCTAATGCTGCCTCCTTCATGATTTTAACAATAACGTCTTCCACTTCCTGCGCCACCTTTTCCAGTTGCGGGGCGTTGAACATCGCCAGAAGAGCGGTTGGCTTCAATGTAGCCAGAATGGTTTTACCGCCCTCCTCGTAAACTGAGATCCGGCATGGCAGTGCGGTGGAGACGCTCATGTTTTGATAGAGAACTTTCTTGGCCTGTTGCGGCTGACACACCTCAAAAATCAGGCATTCGCGGGCGAACTCCACGCCCTTCTTGGCCATGGTTTCTTTGAGGTTGTGCACCTGCATGACGCCAAATTGATTTGCCTGTACGGCAGCCTGCAAGGCGGCCGCAGCCTCACTCACGGTTTTGTCGGTAGATAATTTGACCAGCATAGGTGTCCCTTCATGGTTGACAGTTGACTTCATTGCAACGCCGAGCGCTGAATTACTTTTTGATCAGCCTGCTGATAACAACGACTAGCAGGACTATCACCAGGATGCCGACCACCGTCCATACCCACATCCCTCCGCCCGCCCATCCACCCATCCATCCGTCAGTTTGGTTCATCATATTGCCCCCCATCATCTTCCCTTCCCCAGGCCCGGCGGATAGCGCTTGGACTGGGGACCAGATGGCCAGGGCCAATGCAAGGCTTAAAAGGCGAACGATGTTCGTATTCTTTTGGTTTTTCATGTTCTATTGCCTTATTTTTGTTTCTCTTTTTTGTTCGGTGTTGGCGTCGGTGACAGGCCCCGGCAAGTTACTCACTGAAACGCGAATTCGCATTAATGTATTTTACTTTAGTTTTTCAGACGGCTGTTCTTCTTTCATCTTTTGGGCTCCTTCTTCAACATGCTTATGCCCTTCGATAATCTGTTTTTGTCCCTCAGGCGGCATTTCTTGCCCTTTCTTCATCATCATTCCGCCTTGCATCATCTTTGAGCCTTCCATCATTTGTCTACGGGCCTCCATCTTTTTTTTCATCTTTTCCATCATGGCGCCATCTTTCATAACCATTTCCTGAGTCTTAGCCATCATCTCTTCGCCCTGCTTCATCATCTTGTCGGCGTCAGACATCATCTGATTGCCTTTGGCTACATCTTTTTTCTCCTGAATCATTTTCATCGCTTCCCGCATCATGTTGGCGCCCTCCATTATTTTTTTCGACGCGTCCATCATAGTGGCATTGCGCTTAGCCAAATCGTCTTCCATAGCCTTCGACCCTCTTTGCGCCATGGCCGAACCGCCTACTACTAAAACGGCAATTCCAAAGGCCAAGATAGTAACCCAAACCCTTCCACTCGTTAGAAAATTAATCTTTCTCACAAATTCCCTCCTTGGAAAATTTTCCGTCATTCACACAACGGTGAGTAGGCCTATAAACTCCTACGGAAACGGCTCCGCGGGGGTTTGTCAGCCGCGTCCTAAGATACTACTTATAGACCTACCTATCTTTAGCGATCACCTAGACACAGAATGTGCACTGTTCTTTCTATGGTTTCACTTCAGCTTCAGTCGGACGTTCTTCTGTGGTCCGTTTCTTTCCTTTCATGTATTTCCAGCTTAATTTCCTGGTTAAACTTGGCGTTTACTTTTGATAATAACAATTCAGCCAACTCTTTGTCATACACAAGGAACACGGGGCCATTGGGGGGCCGCATCACATAAAGCGTTTTTTTAACTGATTCTGCCATGGTTGTTTAACCTCCTTACATTTTAACCAAAATTATGTGGCCGCTTTGCCATTGTTGAAGCTCTTCTCGCCAATCGCATATCAAATCCTTATTTTCCCGCCAATTCCAAGCAGTTCTGGCTAAAATCGGCTGGGGCCGGTAATTTGTAAGGTCTTTTATTTTTCCGTGGCCAGTTTGAGCGTCCGTGCTTCTTCAATTAATGCTTGGCCTCTTCCTTCGCTTTGACCCCCTTTTGCGCTACCAGGGTATTGGGGAACGACAATGTTCATGAAGTCGGATTCAGCGAATTCGCTCTTAGCGTAAGACTGAGCGGAACTTTCATTTGCTAAATTTTTTAGGCGGTCTTTCAATTGAGTCGATAATCTTGTCCGCGCAGATTCCATTAAACTCATGTATTCAGCCAACAGATTTGCCGTACAGATGTGTGTATAACCAGGGGGCCGAATAAGTCCCCGGTACACCTTGACAAACCTTTCATATTCAGGAGAGCCGGCTAGATGACTGAGGACTCGATTGATTAGTTCGCCATTCAATTGCATAGAATGTGTCAATGATTGTCGCGACAAAGAGGCTAGAGTCGCTGTTCGTTTCTCCGCCTCATAGCGCCTTTGTATGTCACGCCCCATCAATTCCAGGTCCTGTATCTGCTCGATAAGCTGAAAAGCCCTGTCATCAAAAGGTATCGACAAGTCCTGAGATCGAACAGTACCCGGTGTCATGGCGATGGTCACAACTAACAAAAGACAGCCGAGGATGTTGTTTTTAGTCTTCATTGTGTTATCGGCGCCAAGCGCCGCTTCTAACGTAGTGAAACGCTTGCTCTCTCCAGCGCTGCTCGTCCTTATTGATACCTTCGGACATGGCGGCAGGCGCTAAGCTTGGTCCAGACAGCTCAAAAAACGTTTCAGATTATGGTAACGGAGATAGTATAACCCTTGCCATACAGGAAGCACATTTCGTGCCAACTGTTCCAAACAGAACCATCTTCTTGAAAACCGTAGGCTAATTAGGCGCTTAGATATAGAGACAGAATTTGGTGTGAGTTACGGAGATTCGACAGGAGAAGCGAAACGAGACAAATATGCCTGAACAACATACCATAAAATTAGTAACGTGTGTCTTATCAGGAGGTTACAAATTAGCCTGGTGTCTTAATGTAGGTCAATCATCCTCATCTGCGGTGCGGTTTTCGCTCATGATCCCAAAACGCTTCATGTGACGATACAGAGAATCTCGGGCTATACCAAGCATCCGGGCTGCGGATCTTCTATTGCCTTCGCAACGTCGGAGCGCCTCCAAAATCAGGGATTTGATCACCTCATCGGTCACATCATGAAGCGTGGCTTCGTGTACCGGAAAACTCGACACGTGAGACCAGTCCTCAGAACTTGCTTTAACAGAAGGGAGTGTCAAGCTTAAGCTATGCCCGTCGGATAGCATCAATGAGCGCTCGAGCACGTTCCGGAACTCCCGGACATTGCCGGGCCAGTCATACCTCGTAAGCGCAATTGCGAAGGCCGGATCGACATACGGGAGATGAGTTAGTTGAAGTTCCGCAGCCAGCCTCGACATGATCTCTTCCAGGAGTACGGGGATGTCTTCGATCCTGTCACGAAGGGGTGGCACGGTTATCCCAAAAACGTTAATTCTATAGAAAAGGGCGGATAGGAATCGGCCTTCCTCAACCTCCTTATCGAGGCTCCGGTTGGTAGCCGAAATGATCCGAGCATTCACATTAATGGGTTTTTCACCACCGACACGAAGGAATGACCTTGTGTCCAGAAACGTAAGAAGCTTGGACTGCAACGAGATTGGAAGTTCCCCTATTTCGTTTAACAGGAGGGTACCTCCTTCCGCCAACTCAAGAAGTCCTCGTTTACGGCCATGCGCTCCTGAAAATGCGCCACGCTCATGTCCGAAAAGCTCTGATTCCGCCAATTCCCTTGATATGGCAGCGCAATTCAGCGAAAAGTAAGGACCTAGCGCCCGCTTCGAATGGTCGTGGATCCAGCGCGCCAAATAGTCTTTCCCGCTCCCGCTCTCCCCCTGAAGCAGAACCGTGCCGTCACTGGCGGCTGCCGAGAGGGCCTCGCGCATGGTCGCCCTCATGGCCTCCGAGGGGTAGCTTTCAAAAGATGCTTTTGGGCTTGGAAATGCCTTCGCGCGCTCCGTCACATCACGAGAAATCCCGAATACGCCGATAATTTCTCCCTCGGCGTTGTGAAGAGGTCTGAGGATCGTATTCAGGGTCAACGAGACACCCTTAATCCGGGCAGTGTGTTCTCTTTCGATGGACTCTCCTCCGAGTACGCGGAGATCCAGCAGTCGAAGCTGTCGAGCGATTTTTTCGCCATAGATGTCCTGGGGCTTGCGTCCAATGATTTCGGACACGTCAAGTCCTAGAAGTTTGGCCATCGCGGGGTTCGCTTGCGTGTATTTAAGACTACGATCCATCATGAAAATCATGTCCTGGGCGCCGTCAAATATTGCCCGGAAACGTTCTTCACTGACACGCAAGGCATCCTCAGCCGTCTTCCGTTCGGTAATATCAAGATAAGTTCCGGCTACCCGCAACGGTTTGCCGTCTTTATCCCTCTCTACGACTGAACCACGGGCCAAAACCCACTTCCAGTCGCCCAACCTGGGCCTAAGTCGAAATTCGGCCTCATATAAAGGTGTGCGTCCTTCCAGGTGCTCATTAAACATCTCCACACCTCGAGACCAGTCGTCTGGATGAGTGAGATTCTCCAACCAAAGGAGATGTGACGGAACTTCATCCAGTGTAAATCCGAGTATTTTGGCCAAACGCCGGTCGTAAATGGCCTCGCCTGTCTCAAGGTTGTAGTCCCACGACCCGAGGCCCGCTCCGTTCAATGCCAGGTTCAGCCTCAGTTCACTCTGTCTCAGCGCCTCTTCTGCCTGGTTGCGCTCAGCGAATTCCTTCTTGAGTCGCTCATTCGTCGTTAGCAGTTCCGACGTGCGTTCCTCAACCCGTCTCTCCAACTCGTCCCTTGCTTTGATAAGGTCTACCTTTATTCGTTTGCGTTCTATGGCGTAACGTAAGGATCTAACCAACAGGTTTCCGTCTACCATGCCCTTGAACAGGTAATCCTGCGCCCCGTGTTTTACAGCCTCAACGGCTACAGCTTCATCTTCCTGGCCGGTAAGCACGATAATTGGAATTTCAGGAAACTCAGATTCAACGCGGATCAACGTTTCAATACCCTGACTATCGGGCAAATTCAGATCTAGAAGAACCCCTGTGACGCCGCCTGTTCCAAGACGGGCTAATCCCGACGCCAGACGGGATTCAACCTGGATATCCAGGTCAACGGACTCACAATCCAGGCACATCTCTTTAATGAGACGGGCGTCGACGCGATTGTCCTCTATCAACATGATTTTTAGACGATCTTCCAGCATCTGGACCTCACTTTGGGGGGACGATGAGTTCAGGGACGTTCACGCTTGGCATCCAACACGGAACGCGCCTGGTTCACTAGTTCAGCCATCCCATATGGCTTTTGCACAAAACCTCTTACAAGTGGATTAATCTCTCTGTGAAGATCATCGCCTGGGGAAAAGCCGGTTGCTACAAGTACTTTCACTTGGGGATCAATCTTGACCAGTTCCATCAAACAGTCTTTGCCGGACATTTCAGGCATGAGAAGGTCCAAAATGACTAGAGAGATCTCCCTTCCCCTGGTTCTATAGATTTCAAGAGCTTCTCTTCCATTGGTGGCTGTAATGACGGAGTAACCAGCGTTTATGAGAACCCGCCGAGCGAGTTCAACTATCGCTGGGGCGTCGTCTACCACCAGTATTGTCTCCGCTCCGGCTGTTTGAGATAACTGAGATTTCTTTTGCTGAATCGTAGGCCCTGAGCCTATAGCAGGGAAATAAATCCTGAATTCGGAACCAATTCCCGGTTGACTTTCACACGTTATATAAGCGCCTTGCTGTTCCAATATGCCCTGTACCGCTGAAAGACCGAGCCCGGTTCCTCTTGCTGCGCCTCTTTGTTTTGTGGAAAAGAAAGGTTCAAAAATTCGTGCAAGGGTTTTCTCATCCATTCCGCAACCGGTGTCAGAAATTGACAGCATCAAATAGTTTCCTGGTTTGACTCCGTGATGGGTCCGGCAATACTCATCGTCTAACCAGACGTTCGTAGTTCCGATCTTCAAATGTCCACCATTAGCCATGGAATCAGAGGCATTGATGGCGAGATTCATAACGGTTTGAGAGATTTGGTTCGGGTCCGCATGAATCGTCACCGGCTCGTCGGTTAAATCGACGTCAATTTGCACAACCCGTGGCAGAGTTCGAGAAATTAGAGGGATCAGTTCCGTGATCTGATGGTTCAGATCCAGGTCGATGGGAAATATCGGGGCCTGTCTGCCAAACGCCAGCAGCTTCTTTACAAGGTCCGCCCCTTCTTTACCTGTTTGAATTATGGTTTCAATGTCCTTGTAGTTAGGTTGGTCGGTTTTCTTGTTTATCAATAGGAGTTCGGAATAGCCAATGATCGTTTGGAGCATGTTGTTGAAGTCGTGGGCTATGCCTCCGACCAGAGTGCCAAGGGCTTCCATCTTTTGGGCCTGAAGAAGCTGAGCCTGAAGAACCTGATTTTCTTGCTCGATCCGCTTGCGCTCGGTTAGGGCACGAGCAAATACCAAGGCCCCATCTTGTCCGCGAAAATTTATTGGGACAGCGGAAACGTCTACATTGATTACAGAGCCGTCCATTCGCAGCCAGATCTCCTCCAATGGCATCACCTCTTTTTTCTCGACGTTCAGCAGTCGAATGCGCTCCTTTATTGTCTCATGAAAACTGGGATGAAAACGGTCCATGACAGGTTTACCAATAAGGTCGCTCGGCGAGTTTGCACCGAATAGTTTCAGCGCAGGCGCGTTCACGTAGGCAAGAATACCACCGGTCTGGACAAGCACAGCCTCCGGAGCCCCCTCAACAATTAGCCTAAAAGTCTCCTCGCTACGTGCTAAAGCCTCGACCGCCAGCTTACGCTCGGTATCGTCAAAAATCACTCCATCTATGTAAAAGCGCTCCCCAGCAAGGCTTTTAATAGGCCGGCCATATTCTCGAAGATGCCTGATTGAGCCACTTTTGTGTCTAATTCGATATTCTACATCGAATGGTCTGTCTTCAGCTATAGCTTGTTTGACCAACTCCACCACTCTGGCTTTATCTTCCTCCAGAATCAGCGGGTCGATCGAACAGACATCCCCCATTGTCAGTTCGGTTTCTGTAAATCCTGTAATGGGTTCAATCGTAGGGTTAAAAAAATTCATTGTAACCGGCTCAGAAAGTAAAACTCTGTAAACAATTCCGGGAATATTTTTACACAAGGTCCTGTGGACTATCTCACTTTCCCGCAAAGCGTCTTCCGCCTGCTTACGCTCGGTAATGTCAGAGACAAGGCACAAACCAGCAGGTTTTCCTTCCCACATTATCAAGGAAGAATTCATCTCCGCCCACTTCACGGTCCCATCCCTGCACAAAAATCTGTAATCATACCGAAAGGGGGTATTATCACCCTGAAGTCGTCGAACGTGATATTGGTTAACCATGTCCCTGTCATCCGGGTGAACAAAGGCTTCAATGGCCTGGGAAGCCAAACCTTCATCTGTTGAATATCCGGTCAGCTCTGAAGCAGTCTGGTTTACAAACTTGATCCGTCCGTCCTGAATTACTAAAATGGCTTCACCAGCCTTGTCAACTATCTTACGATATAGTGATTCCTTTTCACTCAACAACTTTTGAGCAGCCTTCCACTCATCCATCTGGAGACGCATCTTATTTAATTCATCGATAAGTTGCTCGATGGTTTTGTCATGATCTGACATGGCTTGAGCCCCACTAGCGGAAAAGGTAGCCAGTTGATTGTAAGATGCCCCAAATTATCTATATCAAAGGCCAATCTGGAAATATACAAAAAACTATATCCGTAACCCCTCAGTTATTCGCGGCCGAGTTACCTGGTAATATGAATCTACCTCTTGGTCAATGATCTGAGATGCGGCTCTTTTCTGGAGGAGACAGATCTAAGGCCGTTTGTTTTTTGGAGGTTGGA contains:
- a CDS encoding PAS domain S-box protein → MSDHDKTIEQLIDELNKMRLQMDEWKAAQKLLSEKESLYRKIVDKAGEAILVIQDGRIKFVNQTASELTGYSTDEGLASQAIEAFVHPDDRDMVNQYHVRRLQGDNTPFRYDYRFLCRDGTVKWAEMNSSLIMWEGKPAGLCLVSDITERKQAEDALRESEIVHRTLCKNIPGIVYRVLLSEPVTMNFFNPTIEPITGFTETELTMGDVCSIDPLILEEDKARVVELVKQAIAEDRPFDVEYRIRHKSGSIRHLREYGRPIKSLAGERFYIDGVIFDDTERKLAVEALARSEETFRLIVEGAPEAVLVQTGGILAYVNAPALKLFGANSPSDLIGKPVMDRFHPSFHETIKERIRLLNVEKKEVMPLEEIWLRMDGSVINVDVSAVPINFRGQDGALVFARALTERKRIEQENQVLQAQLLQAQKMEALGTLVGGIAHDFNNMLQTIIGYSELLLINKKTDQPNYKDIETIIQTGKEGADLVKKLLAFGRQAPIFPIDLDLNHQITELIPLISRTLPRVVQIDVDLTDEPVTIHADPNQISQTVMNLAINASDSMANGGHLKIGTTNVWLDDEYCRTHHGVKPGNYLMLSISDTGCGMDEKTLARIFEPFFSTKQRGAARGTGLGLSAVQGILEQQGAYITCESQPGIGSEFRIYFPAIGSGPTIQQKKSQLSQTAGAETILVVDDAPAIVELARRVLINAGYSVITATNGREALEIYRTRGREISLVILDLLMPEMSGKDCLMELVKIDPQVKVLVATGFSPGDDLHREINPLVRGFVQKPYGMAELVNQARSVLDAKRERP